From Microplitis mediator isolate UGA2020A chromosome 11, iyMicMedi2.1, whole genome shotgun sequence, one genomic window encodes:
- the LOC130676946 gene encoding uncharacterized protein LOC130676946 produces MNNNENSNQQRELIEASAAVEAAIARFYRVARGRGQHAYQPPFPRNSPIDWQLPPPPPPPLPAQAAAAAVSAAAIAAPAAAVPAAATAAPAAAITAPAAANAVPAAANAVPAAADVGKMDFAKINETTTLKKVLLKKKISELNVNGEYQVTKLKLASVKSKPSFEASLNNEFCVDLPWHTTAAIHEDLSVLQTLNELIDERNLFIRYLGGQHDMLQLFMNSPVGK; encoded by the exons AACAAAGGGAGCTGATCGAAGCTAGTGCGGCCGTTGAAGCGGCCATCGCCAGATTTTATAGGGTTGCCCGCGGCCGAGGCCAGCATGCGTACCAGCCGCCATTCCCACGGAACAGCCCTATTGACTGGCAGCTAccgccaccaccaccaccaccactaCCAGCTCAAGCAGCTGCAGCCGCAGTTTCAGCAGCAGCAATCGCTGCTCCAGCAGCCGCAGTTCCAGCAGCAGCAACCGCTGCTCCAGCAGCAGCAATCACTGCTCCAGCAGCTGCAAACGCTGTTCCAGCAGCAGCAAACGCTGTTCCAGCAGCCGCAGATG TGGGAAAAATGGATTTcgcaaaaattaatgaaaccACTACCTTAAAGAAGGTTCtactcaagaaaaaaatttccgaattaAATGTCAATGGTGAATATCAAGTCACTAAGTTAAAGCTGGCTAGCGTCAAATCTAAACCAAGTTTCGAGGCATCgcttaataatgaattttgtGTTGATCTACCATGGCATACTACAGCAGCTATTCATGAGGATTTATCAGTTTTGCAGACATTGAATGAGCTAATTGACGAAAGAAACTTATTTATTCGATACCTTGGTGGACAACATGATATGTTGCAACTCTTCATGAATAGTCCAGTCGGCAAGTGA